The Kordia sp. SMS9 genome window below encodes:
- the rsfS gene encoding ribosome silencing factor has translation MTKTKVSTDQLISGIIKGIEEVKGNDITILDLREIDNTVCDYFIICNGTSNTQVNAIVGSVQKMVSKELKDKPWHVEGSENAEWVLMDYVNVVVHVFQKHIREFYDIEGLWGDAKVTSIQANY, from the coding sequence ATGACAAAAACTAAGGTAAGCACTGATCAATTGATTTCAGGCATCATAAAAGGGATTGAAGAAGTAAAAGGAAATGATATCACCATCTTAGACTTACGCGAAATAGACAACACAGTTTGTGACTACTTTATTATATGCAATGGTACCTCTAACACTCAAGTAAATGCCATTGTGGGTTCTGTTCAAAAAATGGTTAGCAAAGAACTAAAAGATAAGCCTTGGCACGTAGAAGGATCAGAAAATGCAGAATGGGTTCTTATGGATTACGTTAATGTAGTAGTGCATGTTTTCCAAAAACACATTAGAGAATTTTATGACATTGAAGGTCTTTGGGGAGATGCCAAAGTAACTTCTATTCAAGCAAATTATTAA